A single region of the Arthrobacter sp. PAMC25564 genome encodes:
- a CDS encoding DHA2 family efflux MFS transporter permease subunit — protein sequence MSTDVTTNAAPAKISRESVTIIVTLLVATFVVILNETIMNVALQRLMVDLDIDAPTVQWLSTGFMLTMAVVIPTTGFILQRLSTRAVFMLAMGLFSGGTLLAALAPGFEVLLLARIVQACGTAIMLPLLMTTILTLVPVERRGAVMGNVSIAISVAPAMGPTVSGLILEHFSWRFMFVFVLPIALAAFAIGARFLRNVGETEKTRLDALSVVLTVPAFGGLVYGLSQIGGGSAGSGSPAVIALAVGVVAMLAFVLRQLRLQRSDAPLLDLRAFNFRMFTVSVLLLVVAMIALFGVVILLPLYLQEIRGLKSLETGLALLPGGLAMGLLGPFIGRLFDKVGPLPLTVTGSVLMVLALWQFSMLDAGTPVWWIIALHVALSLGLALLFTPAFTTGLNPLPPHLYSHGSAIMSTLQQVAGAAGTALLVSIYAVVSAAAGIVAGMHAAFLTAAVIALAAVVLSVMMRKTAGAEQPAAK from the coding sequence ATGTCGACAGACGTCACCACCAACGCCGCCCCGGCGAAGATCTCCCGGGAATCCGTCACGATCATCGTCACGTTGTTGGTGGCCACGTTCGTCGTGATCCTCAACGAGACCATCATGAACGTGGCCCTGCAGCGGCTGATGGTGGACCTGGACATCGATGCGCCCACCGTGCAGTGGCTGTCCACGGGCTTCATGCTGACGATGGCCGTCGTGATTCCCACCACCGGGTTCATCCTGCAGCGTCTCTCCACCCGTGCCGTGTTCATGCTCGCGATGGGCCTGTTCTCCGGCGGCACGCTGCTGGCTGCCCTGGCGCCGGGCTTCGAAGTCCTGCTGCTGGCCCGCATCGTCCAGGCCTGCGGCACGGCGATCATGCTTCCACTCCTGATGACCACCATCCTCACGCTCGTGCCGGTGGAGCGCCGCGGCGCCGTGATGGGCAACGTGAGCATCGCCATCTCGGTCGCGCCGGCGATGGGCCCCACGGTTTCCGGCCTGATCCTGGAGCACTTTTCCTGGCGCTTTATGTTCGTCTTTGTCCTGCCGATCGCCCTCGCCGCGTTTGCCATCGGCGCCAGGTTCCTGAGGAACGTCGGCGAAACGGAGAAGACCCGGCTGGATGCCCTGTCCGTCGTGCTGACGGTGCCTGCCTTTGGTGGGCTCGTGTACGGGCTGAGCCAGATCGGCGGCGGCAGCGCAGGATCCGGCAGCCCTGCCGTCATTGCGCTCGCCGTCGGCGTCGTGGCAATGCTGGCTTTCGTGCTTCGCCAGCTGAGGCTGCAGAGGTCCGACGCGCCGCTGCTGGACCTGCGTGCGTTCAACTTCCGGATGTTCACCGTGTCCGTGCTGCTGCTGGTGGTGGCCATGATCGCCCTGTTCGGCGTGGTGATCCTGCTGCCGCTGTACCTGCAGGAAATCCGCGGGCTGAAGTCGCTGGAGACGGGCCTTGCCCTGTTGCCCGGGGGCCTCGCGATGGGCCTGCTGGGTCCGTTCATCGGCCGGCTCTTCGACAAGGTCGGGCCGCTGCCCCTGACGGTCACCGGCTCGGTCCTGATGGTGCTGGCCCTGTGGCAGTTCTCCATGCTCGATGCGGGCACGCCTGTCTGGTGGATCATTGCGTTGCATGTGGCCCTGAGCCTGGGCCTGGCACTCCTGTTCACGCCGGCCTTCACCACCGGGCTGAACCCGCTGCCGCCGCACCTCTACTCCCACGGTTCGGCGATCATGAGCACACTGCAGCAGGTGGCCGGCGCCGCCGGTACGGCGCTCCTGGTTTCGATCTACGCCGTTGTATCCGCCGCCGCGGGAATCGTCGCCGGCATGCACGCCGCGTTCCTGACGGCGGCAGTCATTGCCCTCGCCGCCGTCGTGCTGTCCGTCATGATGCGCAAGACCGCCGGGGCCGAACAGCCGGCCGCCAAATAA
- a CDS encoding alpha/beta hydrolase: METWTVGTDDGGGHLEVHTFRPAAAGMAPAAPGGAGAPEGAGVVVVHGTLVTDALYRPFARKLGRLLGRPVHCYNRRGRAGSSPQPPGYSAATETADLATVLRETGSTDVVAHSYGGFVAMQTALAVPIRRMVTYDAAVSLSGNLNRRWRPELERSVAAGQLDDAWAHLVQGLETAGPVSKLPLGALRMLSILSARTSLGAEMRELLPTAVAEMRAVLDADAELADFSAVTTPTLMLSGGWSPAYFAETARQLAAAVPAIEFALVPGQLHEGPIRPGNRLALTTARFLLGAPGSAGPLPGRRRRFRPGP, from the coding sequence GTGGAGACCTGGACGGTGGGCACTGACGACGGCGGCGGGCACCTGGAGGTGCACACGTTCCGCCCGGCCGCCGCGGGCATGGCGCCGGCAGCGCCCGGCGGCGCGGGGGCCCCGGAGGGTGCCGGCGTCGTCGTGGTTCACGGGACGCTGGTCACCGACGCGCTCTACCGGCCCTTCGCCCGGAAGCTCGGCCGCCTGCTGGGGCGGCCGGTGCACTGCTACAACCGGCGCGGGCGCGCCGGATCCTCGCCCCAGCCGCCGGGCTACTCCGCCGCGACGGAAACCGCCGACCTGGCCACTGTGCTGCGCGAGACCGGTTCGACCGACGTCGTGGCGCACAGCTACGGCGGCTTCGTGGCCATGCAGACGGCGCTGGCCGTCCCCATCCGCCGGATGGTGACCTATGACGCGGCGGTGTCCCTGTCCGGAAACCTCAACCGGCGCTGGCGCCCCGAGCTGGAGCGTTCGGTGGCGGCCGGGCAGCTCGATGACGCCTGGGCGCATCTGGTCCAAGGGCTGGAAACAGCGGGGCCGGTATCCAAACTGCCGCTCGGCGCGCTGCGCATGCTCAGCATCCTCTCCGCCCGGACCAGCCTGGGTGCCGAAATGCGCGAACTGCTGCCCACCGCCGTCGCGGAGATGCGTGCCGTGCTCGACGCCGACGCGGAGCTGGCAGACTTCAGCGCCGTCACCACTCCCACGCTGATGCTCAGCGGCGGCTGGAGTCCCGCGTACTTCGCCGAGACCGCGCGGCAGCTCGCGGCGGCGGTCCCGGCCATCGAATTCGCGTTGGTTCCGGGGCAGCTGCACGAGGGCCCCATCCGTCCCGGCAACCGGCTCGCCCTGACCACGGCGAGGTTCCTCCTTGGCGCACCCGGCAGCGCCGGCCCGCTCCCCGGACGCCGGCGGCGCTTCCGCCCGGGCCCATAA
- the panC gene encoding pantoate--beta-alanine ligase encodes MAIQLVTTAAELRAQSTRLLSRKRGASQGLVPTMGALHEGHAQLARTAVGQNDVVVASIFVNPLQFGEAADLDRYPRTLDADLALLEAEGVDLAFAPSVDEVYPGGEPLVRITAGPMGEKWEGTSRPGHFDGALTVVAKLLHYGMPGAGLSAYRAYFGQKDAQQLALVRRMVEDLNFPVEIVAVPIVRSADGLALSSRNRFLSGTEREAALVLSRALRLIEERAKAHEPLDLESARALVESQPLVGLDYFEVVDPRTLEPLAENCKDTPFRGEGLAIIAAKVGPVRLIDNVPLDS; translated from the coding sequence ATGGCAATCCAACTCGTGACGACGGCGGCCGAATTGCGCGCCCAAAGCACCCGGCTGCTCTCGCGGAAGCGCGGCGCGTCCCAGGGCCTGGTCCCCACCATGGGCGCCCTGCACGAGGGGCATGCCCAGCTGGCGCGCACCGCCGTCGGCCAGAACGACGTCGTGGTGGCGAGCATCTTCGTCAACCCGCTGCAGTTCGGCGAGGCCGCGGACCTGGACCGTTACCCCCGCACCCTGGATGCGGACCTGGCCCTGCTGGAGGCCGAGGGCGTGGACCTGGCGTTCGCACCTTCGGTGGATGAGGTCTACCCCGGCGGAGAGCCGCTGGTGCGGATCACCGCGGGGCCGATGGGGGAGAAGTGGGAGGGCACCTCCCGTCCCGGACACTTCGACGGCGCCCTGACCGTTGTGGCAAAGCTGCTGCACTATGGGATGCCCGGGGCGGGCCTCTCCGCGTACCGGGCCTATTTCGGCCAGAAGGATGCGCAGCAGCTGGCCCTGGTCAGGCGCATGGTCGAAGACCTGAACTTCCCGGTGGAGATCGTGGCCGTGCCGATCGTGCGCTCCGCGGACGGCCTCGCGCTGTCCAGCCGCAACCGATTCCTGTCCGGGACGGAGCGTGAGGCGGCGCTCGTGCTGTCCCGGGCCCTGCGGCTGATCGAGGAACGGGCCAAGGCCCATGAGCCGCTGGACCTGGAATCTGCGCGGGCGCTGGTGGAATCGCAGCCGCTCGTGGGGCTGGACTATTTCGAGGTCGTGGATCCGCGCACCCTCGAACCGCTCGCCGAGAACTGCAAGGACACCCCGTTCCGCGGCGAGGGACTGGCCATCATCGCAGCCAAGGTCGGCCCGGTGCGGCTGATCGACAACGTGCCGCTGGACTCCTGA
- a CDS encoding alpha/beta hydrolase, with product MTRENIRTPDGGTIELFSTGAELASAGSGVVVVPASMVTAADYTRFAQKLSASLGRPVHTFNRRGRGSSSPQPEDYTLDVDIRDLHAVMKHTSSTDVFGHSFGGAVALHAARTLPVERLAVYDPAVSVNHSVTADWTAEYERATAAGDDDRALAVLVKGLETGSALSRMPLSMLTLANKLASGTPLGKQLRELMQTGVREIKAIIAADMPAEPFLELPLETLIIVGEKSPAYFGVACAQIHDVLSGSSYTILPGMGHDGVNKAPDRLISELSAFFAG from the coding sequence ATGACCCGCGAGAACATCAGAACCCCCGACGGCGGAACGATTGAGCTTTTCAGCACGGGTGCCGAGCTGGCCTCGGCAGGCTCGGGCGTCGTCGTCGTTCCGGCCTCCATGGTGACAGCCGCCGATTACACGCGCTTCGCGCAGAAGCTGAGCGCCTCGCTCGGCAGGCCCGTGCACACCTTCAACCGGCGCGGACGCGGCTCCTCCTCCCCGCAGCCGGAGGACTACACCCTGGACGTGGACATCCGCGACCTCCACGCGGTGATGAAACACACCTCCAGCACCGATGTCTTCGGACACAGTTTCGGCGGCGCGGTGGCCCTGCACGCGGCCCGCACCCTGCCGGTGGAACGGCTGGCCGTCTACGACCCGGCCGTCTCGGTGAACCACAGCGTCACCGCCGACTGGACCGCGGAATATGAGCGCGCGACGGCGGCCGGCGACGACGACCGCGCCCTCGCGGTGCTGGTCAAGGGCCTCGAAACCGGCAGCGCCCTGTCCCGAATGCCGCTGTCCATGCTGACCCTGGCCAACAAGCTGGCGTCCGGCACGCCGCTCGGCAAGCAGTTGCGCGAGCTCATGCAGACCGGCGTCCGCGAGATCAAGGCCATCATCGCCGCCGACATGCCGGCCGAGCCGTTCCTGGAACTGCCCCTGGAAACGCTCATCATTGTGGGCGAGAAGAGCCCCGCGTACTTTGGCGTGGCCTGCGCCCAGATCCACGATGTGCTTTCCGGCTCGAGCTACACGATCCTGCCGGGCATGGGGCACGACGGCGTCAACAAGGCCCCGGACCGGCTGATCTCCGAGCTGAGCGCCTTCTTCGCCGGCTAA
- a CDS encoding DUF2520 domain-containing protein produces MAKPGRLGVGIIGAGKVGAVLGAALRGAEHAIIGVSAVSEASLERAATLLPGVPVLAVQDIVERAELVLLAVPDDALGPLVEGLAKLGAWQPGQLVAHTSGRFGVGILHPVRAAGAVPLALHPAMTFTGMSLDLTRLLDCTFGVTADPAMLPIAQALVVEMGAEPVAIAEGDRVLYHAALAHGSNHLVTLVAQASQLLREVGVDAPERMLGPLLRATLENALASGESALTGPVARGDAGTVAAHAEALREHDGGSGGDILEAYLAMARATARRAGSRGLLRPEQLDGIRQALDTAGQEPGGDVDGGDPDAEAAQP; encoded by the coding sequence ATGGCTAAGCCAGGACGCCTCGGCGTCGGAATCATCGGTGCCGGCAAGGTCGGCGCCGTGCTCGGTGCGGCCCTGCGCGGCGCCGAGCACGCCATCATCGGGGTGTCCGCCGTCTCCGAGGCCAGCCTCGAACGCGCCGCAACCCTGCTCCCCGGGGTGCCCGTCCTCGCGGTGCAGGACATCGTGGAACGCGCCGAACTGGTACTGCTGGCGGTCCCGGATGACGCCCTTGGCCCGCTCGTGGAAGGCCTTGCCAAGCTCGGCGCCTGGCAGCCCGGCCAGCTCGTGGCGCACACCTCCGGCCGTTTCGGGGTCGGCATCCTGCATCCGGTCCGCGCCGCCGGTGCGGTGCCGCTGGCACTGCACCCGGCGATGACCTTCACCGGCATGAGCCTGGACCTCACCCGGCTGCTGGACTGTACCTTCGGTGTCACGGCGGACCCTGCGATGCTGCCGATCGCCCAGGCGCTTGTGGTGGAAATGGGCGCCGAGCCTGTGGCGATCGCCGAGGGCGATCGCGTGCTCTACCACGCGGCCCTCGCGCACGGCTCGAACCACCTGGTCACCCTCGTGGCGCAGGCCTCGCAGCTCCTCCGGGAGGTCGGCGTCGACGCCCCGGAGCGGATGCTGGGGCCGCTGCTGCGGGCCACCCTGGAAAACGCCCTCGCCTCGGGGGAATCGGCACTGACCGGGCCGGTGGCACGCGGGGACGCGGGCACCGTGGCGGCGCACGCGGAGGCCCTCCGCGAGCACGACGGCGGTTCCGGCGGGGATATTCTGGAGGCGTACCTGGCCATGGCCCGTGCGACGGCCCGCCGGGCAGGAAGCCGGGGACTGCTGCGGCCGGAACAACTTGACGGCATCAGGCAGGCGCTTGACACCGCAGGCCAAGAGCCGGGCGGTGACGTCGACGGCGGCGACCCCGACGCTGAAGCGGCGCAACCCTAA
- the lysS gene encoding lysine--tRNA ligase, protein MTSQNTPAPITAAEPADASEQMRIRMEKRAKLIERGIEAYPVGVERTHSLGEIREKYAHLQADETTGEIVGVTGRIVFIRNTGKLCFVTLQEGGAEGKAVRLQAMLSLANIGEEALADWKSLVDLGDHVFIKGEVISSRRGELSVMAESWAMASKALRPMPVLYAELNEETRVRQRYVDLMVRDEAREMVYTRAAITRSIRETLHRQGYVEVETPMLQLVHGGATARPFETHMNAFDQKMTLRIATELYLKRTVVGGIDRVYDMGRVFRNEGVDSTHSPEFTTLESYEAWADQFVMADRIKEIILDAADAAGVGRVLQTEAGEINLDGDWAWMAVYPGLSETVGREITPDTPAAELLELAATHEVKVDANWDAEKLVVELFGELVEPTLLNPTFVYDYPPSAQPLARQHREDDRLIEAWDLIIGGMERGTAFSELIDPVIQRERLTEQSRRSAAGDVEAMQLDEDFLRALEYGAPPMGGIGLGIDRLVMLFTGAGIRETILFPLLKPEGH, encoded by the coding sequence GTGACTTCCCAAAACACCCCCGCCCCGATCACCGCCGCCGAACCAGCCGACGCCAGCGAACAGATGCGCATCCGGATGGAGAAGCGTGCCAAGCTGATCGAGCGCGGCATCGAGGCGTATCCGGTGGGTGTCGAGCGCACCCATTCGCTGGGTGAAATCCGCGAAAAGTACGCCCACCTTCAGGCCGACGAGACCACCGGCGAGATCGTCGGCGTGACCGGCCGCATCGTGTTCATCCGGAACACCGGAAAGCTGTGCTTCGTCACCCTCCAGGAGGGCGGCGCGGAGGGCAAGGCGGTCCGGTTGCAGGCCATGCTGAGCCTGGCCAACATCGGCGAGGAAGCCCTCGCGGACTGGAAGTCCCTCGTGGACCTGGGCGACCACGTCTTCATCAAGGGCGAGGTCATCTCCTCCCGGCGCGGCGAACTTTCCGTGATGGCCGAATCCTGGGCCATGGCGTCGAAGGCACTGCGCCCCATGCCCGTGCTGTACGCCGAACTTAATGAGGAAACCCGCGTCCGCCAGCGCTACGTTGACCTCATGGTCCGCGATGAGGCCCGCGAAATGGTCTACACCCGGGCGGCGATCACCCGCTCCATCCGCGAGACCCTGCACCGCCAGGGCTACGTCGAGGTGGAAACGCCGATGCTGCAGCTGGTCCACGGCGGCGCCACGGCCCGCCCGTTCGAGACCCACATGAACGCGTTCGACCAGAAGATGACGCTGCGCATCGCCACGGAGCTGTATCTCAAGCGCACCGTGGTCGGCGGGATCGACCGGGTCTATGACATGGGCCGCGTGTTCCGCAACGAGGGCGTCGACTCCACCCACAGCCCCGAGTTCACCACCCTGGAAAGCTACGAGGCCTGGGCCGACCAGTTCGTTATGGCGGACCGGATCAAGGAGATCATCCTTGATGCCGCCGACGCAGCCGGCGTGGGCCGCGTCCTGCAGACCGAGGCCGGGGAGATCAACCTCGACGGCGACTGGGCCTGGATGGCGGTCTACCCCGGCTTGTCCGAAACCGTGGGCCGGGAGATCACTCCGGACACCCCCGCCGCGGAGTTGTTGGAACTGGCCGCCACGCACGAAGTCAAGGTCGATGCCAACTGGGATGCCGAGAAGCTCGTCGTCGAGCTCTTCGGTGAACTCGTGGAGCCGACGCTGCTGAACCCCACCTTCGTCTACGACTACCCGCCGTCCGCGCAGCCGCTGGCCCGCCAGCACCGCGAGGATGACCGGCTGATCGAAGCCTGGGACCTGATCATCGGCGGCATGGAACGCGGCACGGCCTTCTCCGAACTGATTGATCCTGTGATCCAGCGCGAACGCCTCACCGAGCAGTCCCGACGCTCCGCCGCGGGCGATGTCGAGGCCATGCAGCTGGACGAGGACTTTCTCCGTGCCCTGGAATACGGCGCCCCGCCGATGGGCGGCATCGGCCTTGGCATCGACAGGCTGGTGATGCTGTTCACCGGCGCCGGAATCCGCGAGACCATCCTGTTCCCCCTGCTGAAGCCCGAAGGACACTGA
- a CDS encoding ATP-dependent Clp protease ATP-binding subunit yields the protein MFERFTDRARRVVVLAQEEARMLNHNYIGTEHILLGLIHEGEGVAAKALESLGISLDGVREQVQEIIGQGQQAPSGHIPFTPRAKKVLELSLREALQLGHNYIGTEHILLGLIREGEGVAAQVLVKLGADLNRVRQQVIQLLSGYQGKETTGAGVGPGQAEGTPAGSVVLDQFGRNLTQAARENKLDPVIGRESEMERVMQVLSRRTKNNPVLIGEPGVGKTAVVEGLAQAIVRGDVPETIKDKQLYTLDLGSLVAGSRYRGDFEERLKKVLKEIRTRGDIILFIDEIHTLVGAGAAEGAIDAASILKPMLARGELQTIGATTLDEYRKHIEKDAALERRFQPIQVKEPSVAHTIEILKGLRDRYEAHHRVTITDGALAAAASLSERYISDRFLPDKAIDLIDEAGARLRIRRMTAPPELKIMDEKISAMKLEKESAIDAQDFEGAASLRDKEQKLIAERAEKERQWKSGGMDDISEVDEELIAEVLANSTGIPVFKLTEEESSRLLKMEDELHKRVVGQDAAIKSLSQAIRRTRAGLKDPKRPGGSFIFAGPTGVGKTELAKALAEFLFGDEDALITLDMSEYSEKHTVSRLFGAPPGYVGYEEGGQLTEKVRRRPFSVVLFDEVEKAHADLFNSLLQILEDGRLTDSQGRVVDFKNTVIIMTTNLGTRDISKSVATGFQSGTDTQTGYNRMRARVTEELKQHFRPEFLNRVDDVVVFPQLTQDEIIEIVDMMIGRLEKRLKDKDMGIELTPAAKVLLATRGYDPAMGARPLRRTIQREIEDQLSERILFGELNAGDIVVVDVDGQGDEAKFTFAGTSKPRIPEIAPSV from the coding sequence ATGTTTGAGCGATTTACGGACCGTGCCCGTCGAGTAGTTGTGCTTGCCCAAGAAGAGGCACGCATGCTGAACCACAATTACATTGGTACCGAACACATCCTCTTGGGTCTGATCCATGAGGGTGAAGGTGTGGCCGCCAAAGCCCTTGAGTCCTTGGGCATTTCGCTCGACGGCGTCCGCGAGCAGGTGCAGGAGATCATCGGACAGGGCCAGCAGGCCCCGTCCGGCCACATTCCCTTCACGCCGCGCGCCAAGAAGGTGCTGGAGCTCTCGCTGCGCGAGGCCCTGCAGCTGGGGCATAACTACATCGGAACCGAGCACATCCTGCTCGGCCTCATCCGCGAGGGTGAAGGCGTTGCCGCCCAGGTGCTGGTCAAGCTCGGCGCGGACCTGAACCGTGTCCGCCAGCAGGTCATCCAGCTGCTCTCGGGCTACCAGGGCAAGGAAACCACCGGCGCCGGCGTCGGCCCGGGCCAGGCCGAAGGCACCCCTGCCGGTTCCGTGGTCCTGGACCAGTTCGGCCGCAACCTCACCCAGGCTGCGCGCGAGAACAAGCTGGACCCGGTGATCGGGCGCGAATCCGAAATGGAACGCGTCATGCAGGTCCTGTCCCGCCGTACCAAGAACAACCCGGTGCTGATCGGCGAGCCCGGCGTCGGCAAGACCGCCGTCGTCGAGGGCCTGGCCCAGGCGATTGTCCGCGGCGACGTGCCCGAGACCATCAAGGACAAGCAGCTGTACACCCTGGACCTCGGGTCCCTCGTGGCCGGCTCCCGCTACCGCGGTGACTTCGAAGAGCGCCTCAAGAAGGTCCTCAAGGAGATCCGCACCCGCGGCGACATCATCCTGTTCATCGATGAGATCCATACCCTCGTCGGTGCCGGTGCGGCCGAAGGCGCCATCGACGCGGCGTCGATCCTGAAGCCCATGCTGGCCCGCGGCGAGCTCCAGACCATCGGTGCGACCACATTGGATGAATACCGCAAGCACATCGAGAAGGATGCTGCCCTGGAACGCCGCTTCCAGCCGATCCAGGTCAAGGAACCCTCTGTCGCACATACGATCGAGATCCTCAAGGGCCTCCGCGACCGGTATGAGGCACACCACCGCGTCACCATCACCGACGGCGCCCTCGCGGCGGCCGCGAGCCTGTCCGAACGCTACATCTCAGACCGTTTCCTTCCGGACAAGGCGATCGACCTGATCGATGAGGCCGGCGCCCGGCTGCGCATCCGCCGGATGACGGCCCCGCCGGAGCTGAAGATCATGGACGAGAAGATCTCCGCCATGAAGCTGGAGAAGGAATCCGCGATCGATGCCCAAGACTTCGAAGGCGCCGCATCGCTGCGCGACAAGGAGCAGAAGCTCATTGCCGAACGCGCCGAGAAGGAACGCCAGTGGAAGTCCGGCGGCATGGACGACATCTCCGAGGTGGATGAGGAACTCATCGCCGAGGTGCTGGCGAACTCCACCGGCATCCCGGTCTTCAAGCTCACCGAGGAGGAGTCCTCGCGCCTGCTGAAGATGGAAGACGAACTGCACAAGCGCGTCGTCGGCCAGGACGCGGCCATCAAGTCGCTGTCGCAGGCCATCCGCCGCACCCGTGCAGGCCTAAAGGACCCGAAGCGTCCGGGCGGCTCGTTCATCTTCGCCGGCCCCACCGGCGTCGGCAAGACCGAACTCGCCAAGGCCCTTGCCGAATTCCTGTTCGGTGACGAAGATGCCCTGATCACCCTGGACATGTCCGAGTACTCGGAGAAGCACACGGTGTCACGGCTCTTCGGTGCCCCTCCGGGCTATGTGGGCTACGAGGAAGGCGGGCAGCTGACCGAGAAGGTCCGCCGTCGTCCGTTCTCCGTGGTGCTCTTCGACGAAGTGGAGAAGGCCCACGCCGATCTCTTCAACTCACTGTTGCAGATCCTGGAAGACGGCCGCCTGACCGATTCCCAGGGCCGCGTGGTGGACTTCAAGAACACGGTGATCATCATGACCACCAACCTCGGCACCCGGGACATCTCCAAGAGCGTGGCCACCGGCTTCCAGTCCGGCACGGACACCCAGACCGGCTACAACCGGATGCGGGCCCGGGTCACGGAGGAGCTCAAGCAGCACTTCCGTCCGGAGTTCCTGAACCGTGTTGATGACGTTGTGGTCTTCCCGCAGCTGACCCAGGACGAGATCATCGAGATCGTGGACATGATGATCGGACGGCTGGAGAAGCGCCTCAAGGACAAGGACATGGGCATCGAGCTCACGCCGGCGGCCAAGGTGCTGCTGGCAACCCGCGGCTACGATCCCGCCATGGGTGCCCGGCCGTTGCGCCGCACCATCCAGCGCGAGATCGAGGACCAGCTCTCCGAGAGGATCCTCTTCGGCGAGCTCAACGCCGGTGACATCGTGGTGGTGGATGTGGACGGCCAAGGCGACGAGGCCAAGTTCACCTTCGCCGGCACCTCCAAGCCGCGGATCCCGGAGATCGCTCCGAGCGTCTAG
- a CDS encoding Lsr2 family protein: MAQKVKIILVDDLDGGSADETVRFGLDGVSYEIDLSAGNASELRSAVERFINHARKTSTGRATRTKISSGRNQDSAQIRQWARDNGYAVNSRGRIQAEIQEAYQKANS; the protein is encoded by the coding sequence ATGGCACAGAAAGTAAAAATCATCCTCGTGGATGATCTGGATGGGGGATCCGCGGACGAAACTGTCCGGTTTGGCCTAGATGGCGTCAGCTATGAGATCGACCTGTCGGCAGGCAATGCTTCAGAACTCCGCTCGGCCGTTGAGCGGTTTATAAACCATGCACGCAAAACATCAACCGGCCGCGCCACGCGGACCAAGATTTCAAGCGGACGGAATCAGGATTCCGCTCAGATCCGTCAGTGGGCCCGGGACAACGGCTATGCGGTAAACAGCCGCGGCCGTATCCAGGCTGAAATTCAGGAAGCCTACCAGAAGGCCAATTCCTAG